The Lycium barbarum isolate Lr01 chromosome 11, ASM1917538v2, whole genome shotgun sequence genome contains the following window.
tagtgtgtcattgcctagccattcgggaggaagagtggccaccgctgggttcgctacccggggtgtgatttatgcgtagctattcgggaggaaggatagccaccacgTACTatatagtccggtgtgatttatgcctagctattcgggaggaaggatagccaccgagaattatgtgttctggtgtggtgcgctatgcgcgatatgcttgattcttgggcctgtattggcatgtgtgacattcttattctcttatggaattgttgatgactatcttaattaattaaaaaggcatatttgaagttgtaactttgacaagaggccttaaaatcagttttaataattcttattgagatacacaaactgaataactgctcTTACGTTGGTTTCATatgattttcaagactgatttctttatgcattaatttaatttattttcgtattattcgttgtccccgaggcactcactgagtatgaagtactcaagcataccattgttgttttttatggtatgttaggtaacggagaagagcaagtTCATGATACTCCCagtgcttaggaaggacttgctgttgcggctaatttggtgaggccacacattcattcgtgggacaccctattgattTACTTACATATTACATTAGttgtccgggctgcgtcccgatgagtcagactattatttctttatcttagaagctccctagtatacatttgtgggtagttattgagttattgattaactcttgggcacgttgttatgtttgacaagtatagataactaaaatcttccgctgatttaattcttatatgcatgatttttttacctttattttataaactgttggaggcgaatgttgaacctggcgggttcaagtgttattctTGTATcgttaggttcttccgatgttgttcatgacgtcggatgctggtcacgtctagggtgggttttggggcttGACAAGCTTGgtataaagtttatgttcacaatctaagatgaaaTTTGGACAAAGtcatcggtatgattgtagcacaagattaatataatgtatcttcattgtgggaacggtatagtttcgtcttcttgtgctagtacattttgtatatattgaacggaccaagtagagataagtgtttttgtactgaatatataaaacaaattctccagttcattaaatgtacttatactcttaatcttgatataattattatgatcaatgtgatttattcattattttgatttattaaaaggtacgactcaattgcgggtctatgtatttctagtaaattggataatggaaaaatacatttgtgaaataataattagttgatagaatccatatctcgactttgagattgatgatacccctttatgaatgcttataagtctcatgtcaaaaccctgcaggtggattttgtatccgtcatATGATATAAGTTAAGCGGAAATATAAAAGATTCAATTaatcaatgaattaaattgtcagtaatttaatttaattgattggtatctgtaattttaacatggggagttaaataagatttaatgaaagatttcgaaattgaactgaggagtgcagttacgattttttagttgaataatttgtaatttattatggtaagattaattcagatatttcgaattaattccataataggaagcctcgttaattaaattcTGTGGTCCCTGCTGTGCTCGAATAAAAAAGAATTAAATGAAATATTATTTTTTGGTGGAAAATAAAGACCCAGCAGGTTTTGGAAAAGAGTAAAAACGTTAAAATCTATAGTTATAATATAGGGTCTTATTACACAAGGAGGTAAGGGTTTTAGAAGTTCAACTTTTCCATGGAAATTCACTCACACGAATTTCGCAAATTCTGGTATTATTCGGATTATACAGCAGAAGAAGGATGAACACGTGGACAGCTTTTGCTTGTGCTTGAAGGTTCGATTTGCAGTCGCGATCACGCTCCAAGAGATAAGTATcgattttatgtttgattaaaatctttgattatgtgttgtctatattacatgcaagttcaATCCTGACTATCTGCTTCCACCAGCGTATGCCTGATTTCCATCAGGTGCAGCTGCTATGTGGTCTTGTGGTTTACAAAGTGGTGAAGGGCTTCTTTTACGACGACCACGATGAGGACGACCAAATCTCTGATTTCAATGCCCTCTTTTCCGTAGCACGAAGGTATTTACTGCTTCTGTTCCTGTCCCACCCTCCGTCCACACCTATTGACTTCACACACATTTTAAGGAATGATAATTTTACTGTGTCACGTCTAATTAttattaatagcctgtttggccaagctttttggAGGACAAAAGTGTTTATCTTAATCaaggtgtttggccaagtttttgaGATAAAATAAGTATTTCTGTGGAGTAGTAGAAGCTGTTTTTCAGAAGATAAAAAAAGTAGTTTTTCTCCAAAAATACTTTATTGAAAAGCACTTTGAGAAATTACATTTAGAAGCACTTTTAAAAAGTTTGACCAAAtattaattgctgctcaaaagtgctttttaaattaattgatcaAACACATACTGCTTctcaccaaaagtactttttgaaaaaacacttttcaaaataagctgattttagaagcttggccaaacaagttACAAGTCAAACATAATTTAAAAGTTGTGCAATCACTAACAATTCATTGAAGTTTCCAATCCAATAATTAGTAGTAAGGATAAAACAAGTATGAAATGATAAATTatcttttaattttcaaattgGATAAGAAAAAATGAATATGTATTTTTAGCATTCAAGACAAGTAAAAatagacagagggagtattacacAAGTATGATTTCTGATAATCCTCATTTTGACTAGACTTGAGAAGCTTTATGGTGGTAAGGCTTATGTTGGGCTTCAAATTCCTGATGCTGACACTGCTACTCGACAAACTATTGATATACTTCTCATCACACAATGGTGAGTATATTTAAATGCTCATTATTCATAATATATGATGCTTACTGATATATACACCTTGGCTTAACTGGTAAAGTTACCTTCATGTGACCAGGAGATTACGGAGTCTCTTACAGAAATACAGGGTGAGACTGGTTACAATAGACAGGAGGCCATAAACACAAGACCCAACATCTCTCCGATCCTGTAAGCTGAAAATCTTTGTTTTGTTATTTGTTTTATGTTACGGAGTCAAACTAGTTgatgtatgtatgctttggtagATCGGCCGAAATCCTTGCCCTTGCACTTGCTACTCATGCAGCCTGTAGATTTCTAGAGGTAAAATTGCTAAATGTCAGTACAAAAGTAAATCTATTTAGTTGTACACGCTATTATTGCCTCCTTTTTTGTCAATACTTTGTGATTGATCTTAGGCAGAGATATCTATGGTGGCTAATGAGGAATTTTGATCCATTATGAGAAAGTCATTAACTTGTGTTTCAACTTTGGTTTTCCTTGAAGAACTTCATACCAACGACGTATCTTAAAAAAATTGACCAATTATCATAAACCTGACTATGGATCTTATCCCCAACTTCTCTTTTTCTAATGTTTCATAGTCACTTGTAAATGTTGTCAACTTTAGTTATGTCTAAGTTTTATATGTTAGCTGATCTATTTAGCAGTTTTTTTGTGGTCTAAATGTTGTTACTTGTAAATTGTCGTTCATTTTTCACTAGTGCATGCTGCTTATTCTTGCCAGATCCAGAAGTTTTTGAAAGGAATGTGTTTATTTTCTCCTTGTAAAAATGTGTGTTGACTACTTTAAGCTTTTAACCTGCAGTGGTGTAGGAGTAGGTTGTATGTGGATGTTGCTAGGATGTTGATTAGTGAAAGCTTCGTTTGTCTGGGAAACAAGATTAATTATGCTGCAAAGTAAAGCTTCAGCAAACTTTCAGTTTTAGGAAATAAAAATGAGTCAGCACCCTTTTTTTACCCAACCCGTTTTTTACCCATATTAAATATAGGAGGGTTGTAAACCCACCCGTTTTATTCAACTTTGTTGCAATCTTTGTTGCAGCTTATGCACAACTACTTTAACAGAGAGCATTGGCTAGATACATCCCATGATTTTCTACATGTAGAATTTCAAATCAACCACTCTCTGAAAAGATAGTGTTCTCTGTCCAAGTTTATGAAAGAGAATTCTTTCACAGTAATAGAACGCCCAACCAAGTATATCCCCTCTTGTGAAACAATTCTGCTGCTAAGGATATCTTAGTGAACCCAACTGCAGAGTAGTGTTTTTGTTTCTAGGATTGGATGTTTACAGTATCAATTATTTTTACCCATCTAATGCTGGAACTGGTATGGAATAATTTCTGAAAGCCAATTTGTGAAATCTGAACAATCTCCCTACATTTTTTAATCAAATTACCTCCTATAATCTTAGCTAAAGAAATGCAGGTAGCTCTCTAGAATCCAGAATTGTGCTTACGACGGTGATACTTGCAGAGAGAGAACAATCAGCGAGCATGCTAGATTGGTCCTATTGATTATATTAACTCACTATAAGAGTTTTCATAGTGTTTTCTTCTGAAGAACCAAATAGGAGTACCCATGTGATGCCTTATTTGATGAATGGGCTTGAACAGTCGGGCAAAGAAAGGATCTGTGCGGAAGCAGCTTTGTGGGCATTGCTGTTCATATCATGAAGCATATTCCCAAAGGCTCTGTCCATGTGAGGATATGCAACAGGGAGATTTGTGGTTGCCATTTGCTGCTGgttgtttgattatttggagagTAAGCTCATTGGTCATGCAACGATAATTATGGGTCCACGTGCTTACAAAGTTTTGAGATTCTATTATGTTCTGCATTAAAATGCTTTCTCGGATATTTGGTGGGGAAATTTTTTAATTCAGATACCCTCTTTTGCTTTCTTTGCTTCTTTCTTGCATGGTCGGTGAGGATTCATATTTGCGGTCACTTGCTTCGGATTGAGGCGTAGTTGTTCTTCCCTCTTTAGCATTCTTGCATCATTTCTGTGCTGTGTATGCTCTGAGCAATAATATCTTCTTGTCGAGTAGCTTATTAAGTACATATGGTTCCTTAACCTTGGGAAAGGGCAGCATATGGAGTTTTTGTTTCTTCCATCTATCTCATTCTTTTTAAGTGTCTTCTTCTCTTGGTATTATAGATTTCTGTATTTCAGGTAGCAGATGCAAAAAGGTTAGTTCCCATTCTTGAATCTTACCTCGAACAAAGGGGGGTTGCTCTTCCAGAAGGATATTTGTCTGCCAAAGTTATATGTCCAAACCCCAATTTCAGGCAAGCATCTGATTCTCTGGTGGTTATATATCGCAGTAAATGTTGAAAATAAGATAGTATTTCCGTTGCACAATATTCTCTCGAGTTACTTCTTCTAGACTTTGGTTGGTCAACAGATAACACATGAACCATGGTGCTGGCTCAATGATTGTACACTTCTCCAATAAGTACCTTTGAGAAGCATTGTTTTTAATCTGACAATATAGATAAGCATAATTGTCTTCAGCAGCAGTTATTTCAGAGCTTGCTGTTTTGTTCTTCTTCGTAGTTTTAACTCCTAAAGTCATTGCTGGAACTGAATGTAGCTTACCCAGAGCTCGGTTAATTGGGTTGTTCATTAATGCTTAAGGCATAAAATAGCCATGCAAACTACACAGACACAATGGGTTTTGAGTTACTTTTGGTCGATTAAGTTGATTAAAGTATCTAGAAGTGACAAAGGATGATATCCCATCGGGTTTCTGTAATTCTGTCATAGACAATTGTTGTCGATGTGTCACTTTTTTGTCTTGTGATTATTGTACTTGCCTTTTGTGGATTGGTCTAAAGCTTGCTTCTCCTTTTGCAGTACCATTCACTCGGTCTCTTTTCCTCCTGAGGTCGTAACATATGACCAATGGATGCAACTAACACCAAAATATAAGAACAAGCTTTCTGGTTGGGTTAAAGGTGCATTTCGCGGCTGGAAGAAGGAATTTCAGGAATCAATATATGAGAAGCTTAACTTCATTCtcagctatgttgctcggacccttcaCTTTTGCCGCCGTACCCGTGTCCGACACGACACGACACGGGTTTGGGTACGGAATTCGTGTCGGATCCGGTCACTAGAGATCGGATACTTTGACCGAAATTCATgaccaaattaaagaaaaattttAAGATTATGATTTCTCAAGATAATTAGATTTCTCAAGATAATTAGAGATTTGAAGACATGAGatggcataccttcaatattaCGTAGAAAATTTAACTAGTTTCTCGAAGCACGCAGTCTAGCACCTAGTAGAATGGAAGATTGAATCACATGTCTGGTACAAACTACATGTAGGTGCTTCCACAAAAAGCTCTCATAATCTAGGCATATTCTTGTAGCTAtattattagaattttgaattatttttgccgaatccccgcacccgtatccgtacccacgaatcttaaaatttagatcatgccgagtccgacctctagatccatacccgtatccgacacccgcacccgagtccgagcaacatagattcTCAGCACAGCTCCAACGTCAGATAGGTCTGTTGCATTACTTATAATTTTGTCTGTCTTCATGACCGCATCCCATGATGCTTTCAGGAACAAGAGGGAAATATTTGGTCCAAGTCCAACTGTTTGTCCAGATACGATGTATTTCAATT
Protein-coding sequences here:
- the LOC132620078 gene encoding uncharacterized protein LOC132620078 yields the protein MPDFHQVQLLCGLVVYKVVKGFFYDDHDEDDQISDFNALFSVARRLEKLYGGKAYVGLQIPDADTATRQTIDILLITQWVKLPSCDQEITESLTEIQGETGYNRQEAINTRPNISPILRAKKGSVRKQLCGHCCSYHEAYSQRLCPCEDMQQGDLWLPFAAGCLIIWRVADAKRLVPILESYLEQRGVALPEGYLSAKVICPNPNFSTIHSVSFPPEVVTYDQWMQLTPKYKNKLSGWVKGAFRGWKKEFQESIYEKLNFILSTAPTSDRLELKGNKCLLGEFLEFKGNTEDIQAMRSIRKSKVSRLEIQETSMFGLVHSKLIVLYYPRDYRAEGVSTSEWKKVTVQSSTEVKFQIQGSTKPSKYQLSSVISLSLSA